A region of Bacteroidota bacterium DNA encodes the following proteins:
- a CDS encoding phosphoenolpyruvate synthase: MIKSTRFYFLFLFLFVAFATVSAQPKDNEAIKKMIAAYKLDMRGPYKDIRWYCADGSYAEPKVGCAEQNKNNLQRARYKDEVEALAKTNHVYLGQILAKTGKVEFWDADFRQSRLKQYQIERFLMNADDGWVNRRGQYYRGATQAEDEEAWGIAFFEWLLAKDDVVKQNFFLLRQAAKDIPHQGDDSKTQNIRAVSRVLGDEYGPFMDIRIKIHNQPEATDIALVRDFQAKHRAKLSAGQNAQFATLLKDMETVFAPVQLTSLEKYLAKMPAESPLRKTIADFIVAQGKTEAGAARATAFSEMMWKIRIELLNETKPRARLALLDLSNQLESILFREAAAWETKTVREELEKVYALSWAAAAGGFLERWEWEGTEFLIRPPKKEGISLGELNRYADVSRSHVEWATGMGRGVYNETMNLVGGFEPLAFGFLDDRIRGSVLLHLGMSVGKLGDFVAREAKFSNQVMDIPEQSRMRGVNPGYAKGQLVVAMGDENEVVVTNDKIYAFNRPPADLKPLAGIMTVTEGNIVSHVQLLARNLGIPNAVLSLQNLEALQKYDGQMVFFAVSNEGTVIMKHVDKMTEEEKKLFEVKKRKEERITVPVERINLLQTKVVNLSELRAGDSGKLCGPKAANLGQLKNMFPDHVVDGFVIPFGIFRAHLDQKMNGKTETYWEFVNRIFDTASAMRDTGKSEGEIETYTLDGLAKLREQIMQMPLLPEFVQDMKDCFKEVLHAEMGKIPVFLRSDTNMEDLKDFTGAGLNKTIFNAVEVDKILMGIREVWASPYTERSYKWRQKYLNDPENVFPSILVIPSVDVEYSGVMVTKGIQNDNPEDITIAFSRGAGGAVDGQAAESFLLRANGGTTLISPAREPYCNTLPVTGGTGKQMLTFERPVLKTKNLKALREMAAQIKAKMATAENVESKGPWDIELGFKEDKIWLFQVRPFVENKNALANDYLRSITPVMPDSKLIPLNATF; this comes from the coding sequence ATGATCAAAAGCACCAGATTCTATTTTCTCTTTTTGTTCCTTTTTGTCGCATTTGCCACGGTTTCCGCACAACCCAAGGACAATGAGGCCATCAAAAAGATGATCGCAGCCTACAAGCTGGACATGCGCGGGCCTTACAAGGACATCCGTTGGTACTGTGCCGACGGGAGTTATGCCGAACCCAAAGTAGGATGCGCCGAGCAAAACAAAAACAACCTGCAGCGGGCACGGTACAAAGATGAGGTAGAGGCCTTGGCCAAAACCAACCACGTGTACCTCGGGCAAATCCTCGCCAAAACCGGCAAGGTAGAGTTCTGGGATGCCGATTTCAGACAATCCCGCCTCAAACAATATCAAATTGAGCGCTTTTTGATGAATGCCGACGATGGCTGGGTCAACCGCCGCGGACAATACTATAGAGGTGCAACCCAAGCCGAGGACGAAGAAGCCTGGGGGATCGCATTCTTCGAATGGTTGCTCGCCAAGGACGATGTGGTGAAGCAGAATTTTTTCCTCCTTCGTCAGGCAGCAAAAGACATTCCCCACCAAGGTGACGACAGCAAAACCCAGAACATCCGGGCCGTTTCCCGCGTTTTGGGCGACGAATACGGCCCCTTCATGGACATTCGCATCAAGATTCACAATCAGCCCGAGGCCACCGACATCGCCTTGGTGCGCGATTTCCAAGCCAAGCACCGCGCCAAATTGAGCGCAGGCCAAAATGCACAGTTCGCCACATTGCTCAAGGACATGGAAACCGTGTTTGCCCCGGTTCAATTGACTTCCTTGGAAAAGTATCTGGCAAAAATGCCCGCCGAATCCCCTTTGCGCAAGACCATTGCGGACTTCATAGTAGCCCAAGGCAAGACCGAAGCCGGCGCAGCGCGCGCCACCGCATTCTCCGAAATGATGTGGAAAATCCGCATCGAACTGCTCAACGAGACCAAACCACGGGCACGCTTGGCCCTGCTCGACCTCTCCAACCAACTTGAAAGCATCCTCTTCCGCGAAGCCGCAGCTTGGGAAACCAAAACCGTGCGCGAGGAACTTGAAAAGGTCTATGCACTCAGTTGGGCAGCTGCAGCGGGCGGCTTCCTCGAACGGTGGGAGTGGGAGGGAACCGAATTTTTGATCCGTCCGCCCAAAAAAGAGGGGATTTCCCTCGGCGAATTGAACCGCTACGCAGACGTCTCCCGCAGCCATGTTGAATGGGCGACGGGCATGGGACGCGGTGTGTACAATGAAACGATGAATTTGGTGGGCGGATTTGAGCCACTCGCCTTTGGATTTTTGGACGACCGCATCCGGGGCTCGGTGCTGCTGCATTTGGGAATGAGTGTCGGTAAATTGGGTGATTTTGTTGCCCGCGAAGCGAAATTCAGCAATCAGGTGATGGATATCCCCGAACAGAGCCGCATGCGTGGCGTGAATCCGGGCTATGCCAAGGGACAGTTGGTCGTCGCCATGGGCGATGAAAACGAAGTCGTCGTGACCAACGATAAAATTTATGCATTCAACCGTCCGCCAGCTGATTTGAAGCCATTGGCAGGAATCATGACCGTGACCGAAGGCAATATCGTTTCCCACGTGCAATTGCTCGCCCGCAACCTTGGGATTCCCAACGCCGTGTTGAGCCTTCAAAATCTGGAAGCATTGCAGAAATACGACGGTCAAATGGTGTTTTTCGCTGTTTCCAACGAAGGCACGGTGATCATGAAGCATGTGGACAAAATGACCGAAGAGGAGAAAAAGCTATTCGAAGTCAAGAAACGCAAAGAAGAGCGAATCACTGTTCCTGTGGAGCGCATCAACTTGCTTCAAACCAAAGTGGTCAATCTCAGCGAACTGCGTGCAGGCGATTCAGGCAAACTTTGTGGTCCAAAAGCAGCCAATCTTGGGCAGCTCAAAAACATGTTCCCGGATCATGTTGTCGATGGTTTTGTGATTCCATTCGGCATTTTCAGGGCCCACTTGGATCAGAAAATGAACGGCAAAACGGAAACTTACTGGGAATTTGTCAACCGCATCTTTGATACGGCGAGCGCCATGCGGGACACCGGAAAGTCGGAAGGAGAAATCGAAACCTATACCTTGGATGGTTTGGCCAAATTGCGGGAGCAAATCATGCAAATGCCGCTGCTACCTGAGTTTGTCCAGGACATGAAGGATTGTTTCAAGGAAGTCCTCCATGCTGAAATGGGCAAAATTCCGGTCTTTTTACGCAGCGACACCAATATGGAAGACCTCAAGGACTTCACGGGTGCGGGTTTGAACAAAACGATTTTTAATGCTGTCGAGGTCGACAAGATTTTGATGGGAATCCGCGAAGTTTGGGCATCGCCCTATACCGAGCGCAGCTACAAATGGCGCCAAAAATACCTGAATGACCCTGAGAATGTATTCCCGTCAATTTTGGTAATTCCAAGTGTTGATGTCGAATATTCAGGGGTGATGGTGACCAAGGGCATTCAAAACGACAATCCGGAGGACATCACCATCGCATTCAGTCGCGGAGCAGGTGGCGCAGTGGATGGTCAGGCTGCCGAATCGTTTTTGCTGCGCGCCAATGGTGGCACGACCTTGATTTCGCCGGCAAGAGAGCCCTATTGCAATACCTTGCCCGTCACCGGCGGTACGGGAAAGCAGATGCTGACCTTCGAGCGCCCTGTGTTGAAGACCAAAAATCTGAAGGCCTTGCGCGAAATGGCAGCACAGATCAAAGCCAAAATGGCCACCGCTGAAAACGTCGAAAGCAAAGGTCCTTGGGACATCGAACTCGGCTTCAAGGAAGACAAAATATGGCTGTTCCAGGTTCGACCCTTCGTGGAGAACAAAAATGCCTTGGCCAACGACTACCTCCGCAGCATCACCCCGGTGATGCCCGATTCCAAATTGATTCCCCTCAATGCGACCTTTTAA
- a CDS encoding serine hydrolase codes for MKATKTLLFFLAFTLVTGFIQTSSAYPIDGYKYSGIRRLARVQDIVDGLLPKEKALLKGQMKSINDIKLNLLGPKGDSLVALPPVDSALQKAINALFGGLSSAYSIAVLDISPGRPIRYAQRKELAGYQPGSVGKLAVIAGLFCELKEIYPESYEKRLELIKTKVVRGGQWAMSDEHTVPIYNPTTKKFLKRTVIPSDTFSVLEWADHMISVSNNGAAAVVWREAMLMRVFGKDYPTLTEAQATEYFSKTPKSQLTDIAIGVVNDPLQSLGISRDEWRLGTLFTRGAGSYVPARGGSTGTPFGLMKYLVAMERGKIVDPESSLEIKRLMYSTDRRIRYASSKDLANAAVYFKSGSLYKCKPEEGFSCGKYKGNVDNYMNSVAIVEHGDSLVYMVALMSNVLRKNSGTDHMILAGRIEKVIRGL; via the coding sequence ATGAAAGCGACCAAAACCCTACTGTTTTTCTTGGCCTTCACATTGGTCACTGGTTTTATCCAGACTTCGTCGGCCTACCCGATCGATGGCTACAAGTATTCTGGCATCAGGCGGCTTGCGCGCGTGCAAGACATCGTTGACGGATTGCTTCCCAAGGAAAAAGCCCTGCTGAAAGGGCAGATGAAGTCGATCAACGACATCAAACTCAATCTGCTCGGCCCAAAAGGCGACAGTTTGGTGGCCCTGCCACCTGTTGATTCTGCCCTGCAAAAAGCGATCAATGCCTTGTTTGGTGGCCTTTCTTCGGCGTACTCGATTGCGGTGTTGGATATTTCACCGGGCCGCCCGATCCGCTACGCGCAGCGCAAGGAATTGGCAGGCTATCAGCCGGGTTCCGTAGGCAAGTTGGCGGTGATTGCCGGTCTTTTCTGCGAATTGAAGGAGATTTATCCGGAATCTTATGAAAAGCGCCTCGAATTGATCAAAACCAAAGTGGTCCGCGGTGGCCAATGGGCCATGTCAGATGAGCATACCGTGCCCATTTACAATCCGACGACCAAAAAATTCCTGAAGCGCACCGTCATTCCAAGCGACACCTTTTCCGTGTTGGAATGGGCCGACCATATGATTTCGGTAAGCAACAATGGTGCTGCTGCCGTGGTATGGCGTGAAGCGATGTTGATGCGGGTTTTTGGTAAGGATTATCCGACCTTGACGGAGGCACAGGCCACGGAGTATTTCAGCAAGACCCCTAAAAGTCAACTGACGGATATCGCCATCGGCGTCGTCAACGATCCGCTGCAAAGTTTGGGCATCAGCCGCGATGAATGGCGTTTGGGGACCCTCTTCACGCGCGGTGCAGGCAGCTACGTTCCTGCGCGGGGCGGAAGTACAGGTACCCCATTCGGTCTGATGAAATACCTCGTCGCCATGGAACGCGGCAAAATCGTCGATCCGGAATCGAGTCTGGAAATCAAGCGGCTCATGTACAGCACGGATCGTCGCATTCGCTACGCCTCCTCCAAGGATCTTGCCAATGCGGCGGTCTATTTCAAGTCGGGCAGCCTTTATAAATGCAAACCCGAGGAGGGATTCTCCTGCGGAAAATACAAAGGCAACGTCGACAATTACATGAACTCCGTCGCCATCGTCGAGCATGGCGACAGCTTGGTGTACATGGTCGCGCTCATGTCCAACGTCCTGCGTAAAAACTCCGGTACTGATCACATGATCCTGGCTGGGAGGATTGAAAAGGTGATCCGGGGGCTTTGA
- a CDS encoding transposase: MLLIDETGFLKKGDASVGVSRQYSGTAGKVDNCQVAVFASLVNALGEACLIDTRLYLPKVWADDEAVHPGRNPRVAPDVHDQAAVGAGDDLRGQGAGVEFGCIGGDGLYGDNSELCMAIAEIGETFLFDVHSDQLIWLARPESRQAGAMRVDAYAASLAQGNGSRCSCVTPPRGRSGRGRMPRPLGYGLQTPWSHSNGHSYCAIRRARTPSNMPSQMLRRARSHSSEWSSCKPSAIGSSGVSKTPKARWGWPITRSASGRHGTTTWP; encoded by the coding sequence ATGCTGCTGATCGATGAGACGGGCTTCCTGAAGAAGGGTGACGCATCGGTGGGTGTTTCCCGCCAATATTCGGGTACTGCGGGCAAGGTGGACAACTGTCAGGTCGCTGTCTTTGCATCGCTTGTCAATGCCCTCGGCGAAGCCTGCCTGATCGACACGCGGCTTTATCTGCCCAAGGTTTGGGCAGACGACGAAGCGGTGCATCCAGGCAGGAATCCCCGGGTGGCACCGGATGTGCATGACCAAGCCGCAGTTGGCGCTGGAGATGATTTGCGAGGCCAAGGCGCGGGCGTAGAGTTCGGGTGCATCGGCGGGGACGGCCTCTACGGGGACAATTCGGAGCTTTGCATGGCAATTGCAGAGATCGGGGAGACCTTCCTGTTCGACGTGCACTCCGACCAGCTCATTTGGCTTGCGCGCCCTGAGTCCCGCCAGGCAGGGGCCATGCGGGTTGACGCGTATGCGGCTTCGCTCGCCCAGGGCAATGGATCGAGGTGTTCGTGCGTGACACCGCCAAGGGGCCGCTCAGGGCGTGGGCGCATGCCACGACCGCTTGGATATGGCCTCCAGACGCCGTGGAGCCATTCCAATGGACACTCATATTGCGCAATACGCCGGGCGAGGACGCCATCAAATATGCCCTCACAAATGCTCCGGAGGGCACGCTCACACTCCAGCGAATGGTCTTCATGCAAGCCCAGCGCTATTGGATCGAGCGGTGTTTCCAAGACGCCAAAAGCGAGATGGGGTTGGCCGATTACCAGGTCCGCAAGTGGCAGGCATGGTACCACCACATGGCCTTAG
- a CDS encoding HEAT repeat domain-containing protein produces MTIYQEALRYFLRKTFDLREGEMKRALLMQLNIFLIISTLLIVKSTVQALFVTTYGKESLPLAFVIAAIPAAIISTVYSRVLARLAFNKIIVATLVGSVVMMAILATFLIFDVWTSWAVYVFYIWMTIFALLCTSQFWILANIVFNAREAKRLFGFIGAGAIAGGIFGGYLASALATFMTSESLLFVAAGLLALCIPITRHIWAESVAPMQQHIQQKKRMGGIQEHPILLILHSRHLTYLAIIIGVSVIVAKLVEYQYTAVASEHFTDSEELTSFFGFWLSTLSIISLLVQLFITHRVVGVFGVGTSLFLLPAGILVGAILLLMFPALWAAILIRIADGSLKQSINKSATELLALPIPTDIKNRTKSFIDVFIDCFASGIAGLILIFIVIGLDLDTRAICLIIIALIAVWMYFAYLIRREYIRSFKLRMGESQETATPATPDPGHESVLGGLMRVLESGDEGQIVFVLRKVGELQDKRFFGHIRSLLHHPSPRIRSEALRALYFYKNDPVIEEVEPLIQDDDESVKISAFEYLLEHSRDDRYQRMERYLRDEDYRVSGAALVGLAKETRDNPGLKQRFALEQRLNERLEEIVEEDDPEKFNLMRSDLLKAIGQASCMRLFFVIESAFHDPDPMIVNTAIEAAGKTLHLSFVPPLLEMLADERYFSNARTALLHYGHGIVEPISQLIKEPGTRPDVVRLVPSVLERIDSQASVDCVLDLLDHEDPTVHIEALRSLNNMRINHPHLRFQKKAIMQRILEEVKLYQSTLSVLYSQKKLRAESLMHVLTPEETAEDVAREALLKLLEARMDGNLERIFRLLGLKYPTEDILPIYEGLQSNKPDLRINAVEFLENLLDGSLKKMLIPVLETALLDGITEEAIQNLDIRIPDEYACYETLLLGKDVKLKMAVLYLIGHTHDQKFMPLLKDYSSSHDQMQIHAYASELRIEN; encoded by the coding sequence ATGACCATTTACCAAGAGGCACTCCGCTATTTCCTGCGAAAAACCTTCGACTTGCGCGAAGGGGAAATGAAGCGTGCCTTGCTGATGCAGCTGAACATTTTCTTGATCATCTCGACCTTGCTCATCGTGAAGTCCACGGTACAGGCTTTGTTCGTGACGACCTACGGGAAGGAGAGTCTGCCCTTGGCATTTGTGATTGCGGCCATTCCGGCGGCGATCATCTCGACCGTGTATTCAAGGGTTTTGGCAAGATTGGCATTCAACAAGATCATCGTTGCGACCTTGGTCGGTTCCGTTGTCATGATGGCGATCCTTGCTACGTTCCTGATTTTTGACGTCTGGACGAGTTGGGCGGTGTACGTTTTCTACATCTGGATGACGATTTTTGCCCTGCTCTGCACCTCGCAATTCTGGATTCTGGCGAATATCGTTTTCAATGCGCGGGAGGCAAAACGCCTCTTTGGGTTTATCGGTGCAGGCGCAATTGCCGGCGGCATCTTTGGGGGCTACCTCGCTTCGGCCTTGGCAACTTTTATGACGAGCGAATCCCTGCTTTTTGTGGCTGCAGGTTTGCTTGCACTCTGCATTCCGATCACACGCCATATCTGGGCCGAATCGGTCGCGCCGATGCAGCAGCATATCCAGCAAAAGAAACGCATGGGCGGCATTCAGGAACATCCGATTTTGCTGATCCTCCATTCGCGGCACCTCACCTACCTGGCCATCATCATCGGCGTGAGCGTAATCGTCGCCAAACTCGTTGAATACCAATATACAGCAGTAGCTTCCGAACATTTTACCGACTCCGAGGAGTTGACCTCCTTCTTCGGATTTTGGCTTTCCACGCTGAGCATCATCTCGTTGCTCGTGCAGTTGTTTATCACGCACCGCGTGGTGGGCGTTTTTGGGGTGGGCACATCGCTTTTCCTGCTGCCCGCGGGCATTTTGGTGGGTGCCATTCTGCTGCTGATGTTTCCGGCGCTTTGGGCCGCAATTCTGATCCGTATCGCCGATGGCAGCCTCAAACAATCCATCAACAAGTCCGCCACCGAATTGCTCGCCTTGCCCATTCCGACGGACATCAAAAACCGCACAAAGTCGTTTATCGACGTTTTCATCGACTGTTTTGCATCCGGCATCGCGGGTTTGATTTTGATTTTCATCGTGATCGGCCTTGATCTGGATACGAGGGCCATCTGCCTGATTATCATCGCCTTGATTGCCGTTTGGATGTACTTTGCCTATTTGATTCGCAGAGAATACATCCGGTCCTTTAAACTCCGGATGGGCGAAAGTCAGGAAACCGCCACGCCGGCCACCCCCGATCCGGGACATGAATCGGTCTTGGGCGGTTTGATGCGTGTGTTGGAATCCGGCGACGAAGGTCAAATTGTATTTGTGTTGCGCAAGGTCGGTGAATTGCAGGACAAACGCTTCTTTGGGCATATTCGCAGCCTCTTGCACCATCCGTCACCGCGCATCCGTTCGGAAGCACTTCGGGCATTGTACTTCTATAAAAATGACCCCGTGATTGAGGAGGTCGAACCGTTGATTCAGGACGACGATGAAAGCGTCAAAATCAGCGCCTTTGAATATTTGCTGGAACATAGCCGGGATGACCGCTATCAGCGCATGGAGCGCTACTTGCGGGATGAAGACTACCGCGTCAGTGGGGCTGCCTTGGTCGGATTGGCCAAGGAAACCCGCGACAACCCAGGCTTGAAGCAGCGTTTTGCGTTGGAGCAACGCCTCAATGAAAGGCTGGAGGAAATCGTAGAGGAAGACGATCCCGAAAAGTTCAACCTGATGCGCAGCGACTTGCTCAAGGCGATCGGTCAGGCGAGCTGCATGCGGCTGTTTTTTGTGATCGAAAGTGCCTTTCACGATCCGGATCCGATGATTGTCAACACAGCGATTGAGGCAGCGGGCAAAACCTTGCACCTGTCATTTGTGCCTCCGTTGCTGGAAATGTTGGCCGATGAACGGTACTTTTCCAATGCACGGACGGCATTGCTGCACTATGGACATGGTATCGTCGAACCGATTTCGCAGCTGATCAAAGAGCCGGGCACCCGCCCCGATGTTGTGCGTTTGGTTCCTTCCGTTTTGGAGCGCATTGATTCCCAAGCCTCCGTGGATTGCGTATTGGATTTGCTTGACCACGAAGACCCGACAGTGCATATTGAGGCATTGCGGTCGTTGAATAACATGCGGATCAACCATCCGCACTTGCGCTTCCAGAAAAAGGCGATCATGCAACGGATTTTGGAGGAAGTCAAACTCTACCAAAGCACCTTGTCCGTGCTGTATTCGCAGAAAAAATTGCGGGCGGAGTCGCTGATGCATGTGCTCACACCTGAGGAAACCGCAGAAGACGTGGCGCGCGAAGCCCTGCTTAAGCTACTTGAAGCAAGGATGGACGGCAATTTGGAGCGCATTTTCCGCCTCCTCGGCCTCAAATATCCTACAGAAGACATCCTGCCGATCTACGAAGGCCTGCAAAGCAACAAACCCGACCTCCGCATCAATGCCGTCGAATTTCTGGAGAATCTGCTTGACGGAAGCCTGAAAAAAATGCTGATTCCGGTGCTGGAAACCGCCTTGCTCGATGGCATTACCGAGGAAGCCATTCAAAATCTCGACATCCGCATCCCCGACGAATATGCCTGTTACGAAACCTTGCTCCTCGGAAAGGACGTCAAGCTCAAGATGGCCGTACTCTATTTGATCGGCCATACCCATGATCAGAAATTCATGCCGCTGCTCAAGGACTACTCCTCTTCGCACGATCAGATGCAGATTCATGCTTATGCGAGTGAATTGAGAATTGAGAATTGA
- a CDS encoding serine hydrolase: protein MQAELVKNLNRNPHWRQLIAEKKMAVGLVDLRDRAHLRFARVNGDEMMYAASLPKIAILLASMDALEKKQIPESKEVLEDLRLMISHSDNEASTRMIDRLTYERIEKVLCDPRYKLYDHACGGGLWVGKRYASDGRRYPDPLKGLTHAASATQVCRFYYMLINGKLVNYKRSKQMLDIMVDPALHHKFVNTLDQKTPQAKLFRKSGSWENFHSDSILVWGPRRRYILVGLIEDPDGEQILRDLVNVIEFVLHIPGA from the coding sequence ATGCAGGCCGAACTCGTCAAAAACCTCAACCGCAACCCGCATTGGCGGCAGTTGATCGCCGAGAAGAAGATGGCTGTGGGCCTCGTGGACCTGCGCGACCGTGCCCACCTGCGCTTCGCACGCGTGAACGGCGACGAAATGATGTATGCGGCAAGCCTTCCCAAAATTGCCATCCTGCTGGCATCGATGGATGCGCTCGAAAAAAAGCAAATCCCTGAATCCAAGGAAGTTCTGGAAGATCTCCGGCTCATGATCAGCCATAGCGACAACGAAGCAAGTACGCGCATGATCGACCGCTTGACCTACGAGCGTATCGAAAAGGTGCTTTGCGACCCGCGGTACAAACTCTACGACCATGCTTGTGGCGGTGGTTTGTGGGTGGGCAAACGTTACGCCTCCGATGGCCGGCGGTATCCTGATCCGCTCAAAGGGCTGACCCATGCGGCAAGCGCAACACAGGTTTGCCGCTTCTACTACATGCTCATCAACGGTAAACTGGTCAACTACAAACGCTCCAAACAAATGCTGGACATCATGGTCGATCCGGCATTGCACCACAAGTTTGTCAATACTTTAGATCAAAAAACGCCGCAGGCCAAGCTTTTTCGCAAGTCCGGATCCTGGGAAAACTTTCATTCGGATTCGATCCTGGTTTGGGGCCCGCGAAGGCGCTACATCTTGGTCGGCTTGATCGAGGACCCTGACGGTGAACAGATTCTGCGCGACTTGGTCAATGTCATCGAGTTTGTACTTCATATCCCCGGCGCCTGA